The genomic region TCCGGTATGTTTTTGGTGTAAACTTTTACAACTCCACCCGCAAATTCTCCCGGCAATTCAGGAGCACCGGTTTTGTAGATGAGTACACGATCCAGCATACTGCTCGGGATAATATCAAACGAAAAAGCTTTTTTATCCGGCTCAGCACTGGGCGCAAGCGCATCATTTAAGAGTACTGAATTGTAACGTTCACTTAAGCCTCTGATAACGATAAAACGATCTTCCATAACAGTAACGCCGGGCAATCGTTTTATTACTTCGGAAGCACTGCGATCCTGTGTTTTTGCAATCTGCTGGCTGGATACACCGTTAACGATCTGTTCAGAACTTCTCATTTCTGCAAGTACGGCGTTTTCAGTATTGGTGATTCGGGTAGAAATTACCTCCGCATCTTTAAGAACTTTTGTATTACTTTCCATCTTTAGGTTGAGCGATGTAGACTCATTCTCCTTTATAATAATACCCGGAAGGGACTCTGCATTATATCCAACGAAGGATATTTTAATGGTGTATGTACCCACCGGCACCTTCTCTATAATATAATCACCGTCTATATTTGTAACCGCACCCAGCGATGTGCCTTCTATGGCTACAGTAGCTCCAATGAGTGTTTCAGCGTTAGTTTTGTCGGTTAATTTTCCGCGAAGGCTTCCGGTTTGAGCTACCAGAATTTGAGCGTAAGCTGTTAATAAACAGCAAATTATCAGAGTTTTTGTTCTTGATTTCATAGGGTAGAAATTCCTTAACAAAGAACCGCACTGAATCGTAAGAGAAGTTTACCCCTATTTTAACTTAATGTTAAATACCAAGAGGAAACTTCAAAAAAAGGGGTTTTTTATGCTCAAAAATGGACTTAATGTTACTGAATTGTTAGAATTGCCAAATTCTTCAGGATATTTGCATTGAAAAATATAGAGTAGCCTTAATTATTGGATAACAATTTAGTAATATGTATACCTGACTTTTGAACTCGTAAAATAGGTTATGACAAACGTGGCAGTGAAAATACTTCTTGTAGATGATGAACCGGATATTCTGGAGTTCATTGAATACAATCTCAAGAAAGAAGGGTACGATGTTTATTTGGCAAAGAACGGGAAAGAAGCAATTGATATAGCAAAGAAAGAGCGTCCACAATTAATTATTCTCGATATCATGATGCCGGTAATGGATGGTATCGAAGCGTGTAGACATATTCGGGAGATTCCTGAGCTGAAAGATACCCTGGTTACTTTCCTTACAGCCCGAAACGAGGAGTATTCTCAAATTGCAGGGTTTGACGTGGGGGCCGATGATTACATCTCTAAACCAATCAAGCCAAGGATTTTAACCAGTCGTATCAAAGCCCTTCTTCGTAGGGTAAACGGTTCACAAGCTCCACAGGCGCCAAGTATTCAGATTGGTGATTTAAGGATTGACAGAGAAAGTTACCTGGTTTTTAAGTCAGATAGCCCGCTTTCATTTCCCCGTAAAGAATTTGAACTTCTTGCATTATTGACCTCTAAACCCGGAAAGGTATTTACACGGGAGGATATTCTTTCAAGAGTATGGGGGAACGATATCGTGGTCGGGGATCGGACTATCGATGTGCATATCCGAAAAATCAGGGAGAAGCTGGGGGATGAAACCATCAAGACCATTAAAGGGATCGGTTATAAATTTGATATTTGAAAGGGCTTGAAAACAGGCTTTTTATGCCCTGTCTAAGATTTATCTATAGATACAATTTTAATTCGCCGTGATCAGGTTAGATTGCCTTCCGACTTCACCATTTGATTTTAGGTTAAACTGCTATAGAAAGATCTATAGGACAAAGGAAATTGGATTTGCATTTAGGGAAATTCTTTGATTGATGGATAATATGGATTCTTAATTTTTTAATGTGTTCAGCTAAATAAACCTTAAATTAGTCGACCCAAAAAATGAAGCAGGTGAATGCTACTCAGGTTGCTCTTATTGCCTCACTCATTCTGGCCATTGTACTGACCTTGGCGGAGTGGCTGATGTTTCTTCTGTTAGGTGTAGAAGTGGAATGGTATGTGCATCTTATTATTTTCATATTGGTTTTTTGTTGCAATGGGTTAACTTTCAGATTTCTTTATGGTAAATATATTTTTGAAAATCTTCAGAAAATTTACAAGCATATACTGCGCCTAAAGAATCCCAGAGAGGTTATTCGTCCCTATACAGAGAACAGAAGGGATATTACCAGTGAAATAAATCGCATTCTTGTTGACTGGAGAAATGAGTCGAGAGAGGAGATAGATCACTTAAAACAGGTAGAGACCTATCGTCGAGAATTTTTAAGTAATGTTTCTCATGAATTAAAGACACCGATATTTTCTGTTCAGGGATATATCCATACGCTTATTGATGGGGGTATAGAAGATCAGAACGTGAATATCCATTATCTCAGCCGGGCGAGTAAGAGCATTGACCGGCTGATTAGTATTGTTGATGATCTGGAATCCATTTCAAAATTAGAGGCCGGTGAATTGATAGTGGAGAAAAGAACCTTTGATCTGAATGAGTTGGTGCGAGATGTGGAGGATTCGTTGGAGCTTCAGGCGAAGGAGAAGGACATTAAACTGGAAGTGAACTATCCTGCCGATAAAGCAGTTTACGTTTTTGCCGATAAGGATCTGTTGCGACAGGTTATTGTGAATCTCATGGTGAATTCGATAAAGTATGGAACACGAGGGGGACAAACGCTGACCAGTTTCACAGATGCAGGAGAGAAGGTTATTGTTGACGTTCAGGATAGTGGTATTGGTATTGAGAAACATCATTTGCCACGCCTCTTTGAAAGGTTTTATCGTGTGGATAAAAGCCGTTCCCGTGATGAAGGTGGAACAGGCCTGGGTTTAGCTATTGTTAAGCATATTCTTGAAGCGCATGGGAGACCATCCAGGTTGATAGTACCCCGGGGAAAGGAACAACGTTCACTTTTTCATTGACGAAGAGTAAGTAGCCTTTTCTTAGTAGATTTTTTGATTTCTAGGAGGTTGGATTTTACATCGTAAACCCTATTATAATATAGGTTTCTTCAAAGGTTTTTATGTGATTTATTCTAAACTCTATCTTTGCACTCATTATGGAAAAAGTGAAAAGGAAATTGAATAGTACTGTTCATTCAAAGAAAGCGAAGATTAAATCGTTTGATCAGAATGGCCCCGCGATGGTGAATTCGAATATTTTTGGATTACCATTTAATTCAGAAGAGTCGGAAATCGTATTGATACCTGTTCCCTGGGAGGCAACAGTAAGTTATGGTGGAGGAACTGCAAAAGGTCCGGAGCATATTTTAGAGGCCTCTGCACAAGTGGATCTCTTTCATCCTGAATTTCCGGAGTTGTGGAAGGCAGGAATATCCATGGAGCCTGTTCCCGGAAAATTATATAAGATATCAAAGAAATGTAAGAAACTTGCGGCAAAGGTGATAGATGCGCAGTCCGGGGTATTGTCCATCAGGGAAGAAAAGGGAATTGATTCCTTATTGGAGGAAGTGAATGCGGGGTCTCTGATGATGATAAATGATGTTTATGCACGTACATCAGCATGGCTGAGCAAAGGAAAATTAGTAGGACTGGTAGGAGGAGATCACAGTACCCCACTTGGATTTTTTCGCGCACTAGCCGACAAGTATGCTTCATTCGGAATTTTGCAGATCGATGCGCATATGGATTTACGAAAGTCCTATGAAGGCTTTACTTATTCGCATGCCTCAATCATGTATAATGCTCTTCAGTTGAAACAGATTTCTAAATTAGTACAAATTGGAATTCGTGATTTCTGTCAGGAAGAACAGGAGTATGCAACACGGAATTCTAAAAGAGTAAGAGTTTTTACCTATGCCCGATTGCAAGAGGAGCAATACTCGGGTAAGTCGTGGAAAAAGCAATGTGATGAAATTATTGCAGCCCTCCCAACTCATGTTCATGTCAGTTTTGATATTGATGGTCTTGATCCTAAGCTTTGCCCAAATACAGGCACCCCTGTTCCCGGGGGATTCGCTTTTCATGAAGTCACCTACTTACTATCTGCCCTCGCAAATTCCGGCAAAAAAATAATCAGTTTCGATCTCAATGAAGTTTCACCGGGTGAGGATGACTGGAACGGGAATGTTGCTGCACGAATGCTGTTTCATTTATGCGGTGTGTTGGCGAAATCGAATGGGAGCATTTAAACTGAACTTTACGTTGATGGTGTGGTGTGTAATGACAGGTCGCGACCTGTCACTACACACCACACCACCGCGACCTGTCCCTATAACCTCACACAAACGATGTGGTAAAGACAGGTCGCGACCTGTCCCTACTATGCAATAACCTTTTCTGCAACATTTCTAAAAACAAAGTTTTTATTTTTATCCAGATCAATCTCAATAGAACTGTCTTTTGAAATCGAACCTGCGAGAATTTGTTTGCTCAACTCGTTCAAGACACGTTTTTGTAAAACTCTTTTCATTGGTCTTGCTCCGAATTGCGGGTCGTAACCCAGTTGCGATAGCCAGTCTATAGCTTCAGCCGTAATGCTGAGATGAATGTCATTTCCTGCAAGCATTTTTGCTATGGCATTGAATTGCAACTGTACAATCTCATGTATTTCATCTCTGGTGAGCGGATTGAACATGATGACTTCATCGATCCTGTTTAAAAACTCAGGACGAATGGTTTTCTTCAACATGTCAAATACTTCCAGTCGTGTCTTTGCAAGTACAGCTTCCTTGTTTTTATCGGTCATCTTTTCCATATTCTCCTGAATAAGGTGTGCGCCGATATTGGAAGTCATGATGACAATAGTGTTTTTGAAGTTGGCGGTTCTTCCTTTGTTGTCCGTCAGTCGACCATCATCAAGTACCTGTAGGAGGATGTTGAAGACATCAGGATGGGCTTTCTCGATTTCATCAAATAGAACTACTGAATAAGGTCTACGGCGAACGGATTCGGTGAGTTGTCCGCCCTCATCGTAACCCACATATCCGGGAGGCGCTCCAATGAGTCGGCTTACGCTATGTCTCTCCTGATATTCACTCATATCAATACGGGTCATGGCATTTTCATCGTTGAAGAGAAAGTCGGCAAGTGCTTTGGCCAATTCCGTTTTGCCAACACCTGTAGTCCCGAGGAAAATGAATGATCCTATCGGACGTTTCATGTCCTGTAATCCTGCTCTGCTTCTGCGTACAGCATCCGATAAGGCAGCAATGGCATCCTCTTGTCCGATGACACGTTTATGGAGTTCTTCTTCGAGGTGAAGAAGTTTTTCCCGTTCGCTTTGCAGCATTCTTTTTACCGGAACACCTGTCCAACGACTTACCACTTCAGCAATATCTTCACTGTCCACAT from Bacteroidota bacterium harbors:
- a CDS encoding sensor histidine kinase; amino-acid sequence: MKQVNATQVALIASLILAIVLTLAEWLMFLLLGVEVEWYVHLIIFILVFCCNGLTFRFLYGKYIFENLQKIYKHILRLKNPREVIRPYTENRRDITSEINRILVDWRNESREEIDHLKQVETYRREFLSNVSHELKTPIFSVQGYIHTLIDGGIEDQNVNIHYLSRASKSIDRLISIVDDLESISKLEAGELIVEKRTFDLNELVRDVEDSLELQAKEKDIKLEVNYPADKAVYVFADKDLLRQVIVNLMVNSIKYGTRGGQTLTSFTDAGEKVIVDVQDSGIGIEKHHLPRLFERFYRVDKSRSRDEGGTGLGLAIVKHILEAHGRPSRLIVPRGKEQRSLFH
- a CDS encoding agmatinase family protein, which produces MEKVKRKLNSTVHSKKAKIKSFDQNGPAMVNSNIFGLPFNSEESEIVLIPVPWEATVSYGGGTAKGPEHILEASAQVDLFHPEFPELWKAGISMEPVPGKLYKISKKCKKLAAKVIDAQSGVLSIREEKGIDSLLEEVNAGSLMMINDVYARTSAWLSKGKLVGLVGGDHSTPLGFFRALADKYASFGILQIDAHMDLRKSYEGFTYSHASIMYNALQLKQISKLVQIGIRDFCQEEQEYATRNSKRVRVFTYARLQEEQYSGKSWKKQCDEIIAALPTHVHVSFDIDGLDPKLCPNTGTPVPGGFAFHEVTYLLSALANSGKKIISFDLNEVSPGEDDWNGNVAARMLFHLCGVLAKSNGSI
- a CDS encoding response regulator transcription factor — encoded protein: MTNVAVKILLVDDEPDILEFIEYNLKKEGYDVYLAKNGKEAIDIAKKERPQLIILDIMMPVMDGIEACRHIREIPELKDTLVTFLTARNEEYSQIAGFDVGADDYISKPIKPRILTSRIKALLRRVNGSQAPQAPSIQIGDLRIDRESYLVFKSDSPLSFPRKEFELLALLTSKPGKVFTREDILSRVWGNDIVVGDRTIDVHIRKIREKLGDETIKTIKGIGYKFDI